In one window of Lampris incognitus isolate fLamInc1 chromosome 3, fLamInc1.hap2, whole genome shotgun sequence DNA:
- the si:ch211-1a19.3 gene encoding uncharacterized protein si:ch211-1a19.3, with protein sequence MTSSKSSQTIVIALLSLWSIVSLIVIVVWATSPTMKSASQCQAELQEVTEKLEGAKVVWSKNKVALEEMVEEGRENVTQKQEEVQRLLQRMDAINVSLDACRQENVLLSRNISDLEQQIEEHRDMEANLTAQISLYQDQLETLHMNLTQAFNQTASCFYQSSAAVSQLMEAQKLTKSCHSSRQQLEKKLLTCNKADPQTHQQTTKNAANAITSFLPLVGAVCCSLRLLT encoded by the exons atgACGAGCTCCAAGTCATCACAGACCATCGTCATCGCGCTCCTGTCGCTCTGGTCCATCGTCTCCCTCATCGTCATTGTGGTGTGGGCCACTTCCCCCACCATGAAGAGTGCCTCCCAGTGCCAAGCGGAGCTGCAGGAGGTGACGGAGAAGCTGGAGGGGGCTAAGGTGGTGTGGAGCAAGAACAAGGTGGCGCTGGAGGAGATGGTGGAGGAGGGCCGGGAGAACGTCACCCAGAAACAGGAGGAGGTGCAGCGGCTCCTGCAGCGCATGGATGCCATCAACGTCTCCCTGGATGCCTGCCGACAGGAAAAT GTTCTCCTCAGTAGGAACATCAGTGACCTGGAGCAGCAGATTGAGGAGCACAGGGACATGGAGGCGAACCTCACAGCCCAGATTTCCCTCTACCAAG ACCAGCTGGAGACCCTGCATATGAACCTGACCCAGGCCTTCAACCAGACGGCCTCGTGTTTCTACCAGAGCAGTGCGGCGGTGAGCCAGCTGATGGAGGCCCAGAAGCTGACCAAGAGCTGCCACAGCAGCAGGCAGCAGCTGGAGAAGAAGCT GCTGACGTGTAATAAGGCTGATCCCCAAACCCATCAGCAGACCACCAAAAATGCCGCCAATGCCATCACTAGCTTTCTACCACTGGTGGGCGCTGTCTGCTGCAGCCTGCGTCTCCTTACCT GA